The Ascaphus truei isolate aAscTru1 chromosome 3, aAscTru1.hap1, whole genome shotgun sequence genome includes a region encoding these proteins:
- the LOC142490553 gene encoding uncharacterized protein LOC142490553 isoform X4: protein MSRLSLYKEEERRRMSRLSLYKEVERKRRSPSFSLQRGEKENVPVFLFTKRREGEGPRLSLYKEEERRRRSPSFSLQRGGEKEKVPVFLFTKRRREGEGPRLFFTKWRREGEGPRLSLYKEEERRRMSLSFSLQRGGEKEKVPVFLFTKRRREGEGPSLSLQRGEKVTVYLPYSCLSRFINPSPATSELRSILYLSQLHFEVKSNTLFALRGDCGGNRGCTVPLLFNLPIPLFKAILSPSLFTDFLSPSLFRDFLSPPLFRDFLSPSLFKAILSPSLFRDFLSPSLFRDFLSPSLFRDFLSPSLFRDFLSPSLFRDFLSPSLFRDFLSPPLFRDFLSPSLFRDFLSPSLFRDFLSPSLFGDFLSPSLFRDFLSPSLFRDFLSPSLFRDFLSPSLFRDFLSPSLFRDFLSPSLFRDFLSPSLFKDFLSPSLFRDFLSPSLFRDFLSPSLFRDFLSHPLYLGISSPPLCLGISSPPLCLGISSPPLCLGISSPSLCLGISSPSLFRDFLSPSLFKDFLSPSLFRDFLSPSLFRDFLSPSLFRDFLSPSLFRDFLSPSLFRDNLSPSLFRDFLPLSGYSAVIVLNVSALRVLNYR from the exons atgTCCCGTCTTTCTCTTTAcaaagaggaggagagaaggagaatgTCCCGTCTTTCTCTTTACAAAGAggtggagagaaagagaaggtcCCCGTCTTTCTCTTTAcaaagaggagagaaggagaatgTCCCCGTCTTTCTCTTTAcaaagaggagagaaggagaaggtcCCCGTCTTTCTCTTTAcaaagaggaggagagaaggagaaggtcCCCGTCTTTCTCTTTAcaaagaggaggagagaaggagaaggtcCCCGTCTTTCTCTTTAcaaagaggaggagagaaggagaaggtcCCCGTCTTTTCTTTACAAagtggaggagagaaggagaaggtcCCCGTCTTTCTCTTTAcaaagaggaggagagaaggagaat gtcCCTGTCTTTCTCTTTAcaaagaggaggagagaaggagaaggtcCCTGTCTTTCTCTTTAcaaagaggaggagagaaggagaaggtcCCAGTCTCTCTTTACAAAGAGGAGAGAAGGTCACAGTCTATCTCCCCTACAGCTGCTTATCCCGATTTATTAACCCTTCCCCTGCCACGTCCGAGCTAAGGAGCATCTTATATTTGTCACAGCTGCACTTTGAGGTAAAAAGCAATACCTTGTTTGCCCTGCGGGGGGATTGCGGTGGTAATAGGGGgtgcacagtaccactactttttaatttGCCAATACCACTGTTTAAGGctatcctctccccctctctgtttacggatttcctctccccctctctgtttagggatttcctctccccccctctgtttagggatttcctctccccctctctgtttaaggctatcctctccccctctctgtttagggatttcctctccccctctctgtttagggatttcctctccccctctctgtttagggatttcctctccccctctctgtttagggatttcctctccccctctctgtttagggatttcctctccccctctctgtttagggatttcctctccccccctctgtttagggatttcctctccccctctctgtttagggatttcctctccccctctctgtttagggatttcctctccccctctctgtttggggatttcctctccccctctctgtttagggatttcctctccccctctctgtttagggatttcctctccccctctctgtttagggatttcctctccccctctctgtttagggatttcctctccccctctctgtttagggatttcctctccccctctctgtttagggatttcctctccccctctctgtttaaggatttcctctccccctctctgtttagggatttcctctccccctctctgtttagggatttcctctccccctctctgtttagGGAtttcctctcccaccctctctattTAGggatttcctctccccctctctgtttagggatttcctctccccctctctgtttagggatttcctctccccctctctgtttagggatttcctctccctctctctgtttagggatttcctccccctctctgtttagggatttcctctccccctctctgtttaaggatttcctctccccctctctgtttagggatttcctctccccctctctgtttagggatttcctctccccctctctgtttagggattttctctccccctctctgtttagggatttcctctccccctctctgtttagggataacctctccccctctctgtttagggattttctccccctctctggttATAGTGCTGTGATAGTGCTGAATGTTTCCGCACTGCGCGTCCTAAATTACCGGTGA
- the LOC142490553 gene encoding uncharacterized protein LOC142490553 isoform X2, with protein MSRLSLYKEERRRMSRLSLYKEERRRMSRLSLYKDERRRRSRLSLYKEERRRRSPSFSLQRGEKENVPSFSLQRGEKENVPSFSLQRGGEKEKVPVFLFTKRRREGECPVFLFTKRRREGECPRLSLYKEERRRMSPSFSLQRGEKEKVPVFLFTKRRREGEGPRLSLYKEEERRRRSPSFSLQRGGEKEKVPVFSLQSGGEKEKVPVFLFTKRRREGECPRLSLYKEERRRRSLSFSLQRGGEKEKVPVFLFTKRRREGEGPSLSLQRGEKVTVYLPYSCLSRFINPSPATSELRSILYLSQLHFEVKSNTLFALRGDCGGNRGCTVPLLFNLPIPLFKAILSPSLFTDFLSPSLFRDFLSPPLFRDFLSPSLFKAILSPSLFRDFLSPSLFRDFLSPSLFRDFLSPSLFRDFLSPSLFRDFLSPSLFRDFLSPPLFRDFLSPSLFRDFLSPSLFRDFLSPSLFGDFLSPSLFRDFLSPSLFRDFLSPSLFRDFLSPSLFRDFLSPSLFRDFLSPSLFRDFLSPSLFKDFLSPSLFRDFLSPSLFRDFLSPSLFRDFLSHPLYLGISSPPLCLGISSPPLCLGISSPPLCLGISSPSLCLGISSPSLFRDFLSPSLFKDFLSPSLFRDFLSPSLFRDFLSPSLFRDFLSPSLFRDFLSPSLFRDNLSPSLFRDFLPLSGYSAVIVLNVSALRVLNYR; from the exons atgTCCCGTCTTTCTCTTTAcaaagaggagagaaggagaatgTCCCGTCTTTCTCTTTAcaaagaggagagaaggagaatgTCCCGTCTTTCTCTTTACAAAGATGAGAGAAGGAGAAGGTCCCGTCTTTCTCTTTAcaaagaggagagaaggagaaggtcCCCGTCTTTCTCTTTAcaaagaggagagaaggagaatgTCCCTTCTTTCTCTTTAcaaagaggagagaaagagaatgtcCCGTCTTTCTCTTTAcaaagaggaggagagaaggagaaggtcCCCGTCTTTCTCTTTAcaaagaggaggagagaaggagaatgTCCCGTCTTTCTCTTTAcaaagaggaggagagaaggagaat gtcCCCGTCTTTCTCTTTAcaaagaggagagaaggagaatgTCCCCGTCTTTCTCTTTAcaaagaggagagaaggagaaggtcCCCGTCTTTCTCTTTAcaaagaggaggagagaaggagaaggtcCCCGTCTTTCTCTTTAcaaagaggaggagagaaggagaaggtcCCCGTCTTTCTCTTTAcaaagaggaggagagaaggagaaggtcCCCGTCTTTTCTTTACAAagtggaggagagaaggagaaggtcCCCGTCTTTCTCTTTAcaaagaggaggagagaaggagaatgTCCCCGTCTTTCTCTTTAcaaagaggagagaaggagaaggtcCCTGTCTTTCTCTTTAcaaagaggaggagagaaggagaaggtcCCTGTCTTTCTCTTTAcaaagaggaggagagaaggagaaggtcCCAGTCTCTCTTTACAAAGAGGAGAGAAGGTCACAGTCTATCTCCCCTACAGCTGCTTATCCCGATTTATTAACCCTTCCCCTGCCACGTCCGAGCTAAGGAGCATCTTATATTTGTCACAGCTGCACTTTGAGGTAAAAAGCAATACCTTGTTTGCCCTGCGGGGGGATTGCGGTGGTAATAGGGGgtgcacagtaccactactttttaatttGCCAATACCACTGTTTAAGGctatcctctccccctctctgtttacggatttcctctccccctctctgtttagggatttcctctccccccctctgtttagggatttcctctccccctctctgtttaaggctatcctctccccctctctgtttagggatttcctctccccctctctgtttagggatttcctctccccctctctgtttagggatttcctctccccctctctgtttagggatttcctctccccctctctgtttagggatttcctctccccctctctgtttagggatttcctctccccccctctgtttagggatttcctctccccctctctgtttagggatttcctctccccctctctgtttagggatttcctctccccctctctgtttggggatttcctctccccctctctgtttagggatttcctctccccctctctgtttagggatttcctctccccctctctgtttagggatttcctctccccctctctgtttagggatttcctctccccctctctgtttagggatttcctctccccctctctgtttagggatttcctctccccctctctgtttaaggatttcctctccccctctctgtttagggatttcctctccccctctctgtttagggatttcctctccccctctctgtttagGGAtttcctctcccaccctctctattTAGggatttcctctccccctctctgtttagggatttcctctccccctctctgtttagggatttcctctccccctctctgtttagggatttcctctccctctctctgtttagggatttcctccccctctctgtttagggatttcctctccccctctctgtttaaggatttcctctccccctctctgtttagggatttcctctccccctctctgtttagggatttcctctccccctctctgtttagggattttctctccccctctctgtttagggatttcctctccccctctctgtttagggataacctctccccctctctgtttagggattttctccccctctctggttATAGTGCTGTGATAGTGCTGAATGTTTCCGCACTGCGCGTCCTAAATTACCGGTGA
- the LOC142490553 gene encoding uncharacterized protein LOC142490553 isoform X5, with protein sequence MSRLSLYKEEERRRMSPSFSLQRGEKENVPVFLFTKRREGEGPRLSLYKEEERRRRSPSFSLQRGGEKEKVPVFLFTKRRREGEGPRLFFTKWRREGEGPRLSLYKEEERRRMSLSFSLQRGGEKEKVPVFLFTKRRREGEGPSLSLQRGEKVTVYLPYSCLSRFINPSPATSELRSILYLSQLHFEVKSNTLFALRGDCGGNRGCTVPLLFNLPIPLFKAILSPSLFTDFLSPSLFRDFLSPPLFRDFLSPSLFKAILSPSLFRDFLSPSLFRDFLSPSLFRDFLSPSLFRDFLSPSLFRDFLSPSLFRDFLSPPLFRDFLSPSLFRDFLSPSLFRDFLSPSLFGDFLSPSLFRDFLSPSLFRDFLSPSLFRDFLSPSLFRDFLSPSLFRDFLSPSLFRDFLSPSLFKDFLSPSLFRDFLSPSLFRDFLSPSLFRDFLSHPLYLGISSPPLCLGISSPPLCLGISSPPLCLGISSPSLCLGISSPSLFRDFLSPSLFKDFLSPSLFRDFLSPSLFRDFLSPSLFRDFLSPSLFRDFLSPSLFRDNLSPSLFRDFLPLSGYSAVIVLNVSALRVLNYR encoded by the exons atgTCCCGTCTTTCTCTTTAcaaagaggaggagagaaggagaat gtcCCCGTCTTTCTCTTTAcaaagaggagagaaggagaatgTCCCCGTCTTTCTCTTTAcaaagaggagagaaggagaaggtcCCCGTCTTTCTCTTTAcaaagaggaggagagaaggagaaggtcCCCGTCTTTCTCTTTAcaaagaggaggagagaaggagaaggtcCCCGTCTTTCTCTTTAcaaagaggaggagagaaggagaaggtcCCCGTCTTTTCTTTACAAagtggaggagagaaggagaaggtcCCCGTCTTTCTCTTTAcaaagaggaggagagaaggagaat gtcCCTGTCTTTCTCTTTAcaaagaggaggagagaaggagaaggtcCCTGTCTTTCTCTTTAcaaagaggaggagagaaggagaaggtcCCAGTCTCTCTTTACAAAGAGGAGAGAAGGTCACAGTCTATCTCCCCTACAGCTGCTTATCCCGATTTATTAACCCTTCCCCTGCCACGTCCGAGCTAAGGAGCATCTTATATTTGTCACAGCTGCACTTTGAGGTAAAAAGCAATACCTTGTTTGCCCTGCGGGGGGATTGCGGTGGTAATAGGGGgtgcacagtaccactactttttaatttGCCAATACCACTGTTTAAGGctatcctctccccctctctgtttacggatttcctctccccctctctgtttagggatttcctctccccccctctgtttagggatttcctctccccctctctgtttaaggctatcctctccccctctctgtttagggatttcctctccccctctctgtttagggatttcctctccccctctctgtttagggatttcctctccccctctctgtttagggatttcctctccccctctctgtttagggatttcctctccccctctctgtttagggatttcctctccccccctctgtttagggatttcctctccccctctctgtttagggatttcctctccccctctctgtttagggatttcctctccccctctctgtttggggatttcctctccccctctctgtttagggatttcctctccccctctctgtttagggatttcctctccccctctctgtttagggatttcctctccccctctctgtttagggatttcctctccccctctctgtttagggatttcctctccccctctctgtttagggatttcctctccccctctctgtttaaggatttcctctccccctctctgtttagggatttcctctccccctctctgtttagggatttcctctccccctctctgtttagGGAtttcctctcccaccctctctattTAGggatttcctctccccctctctgtttagggatttcctctccccctctctgtttagggatttcctctccccctctctgtttagggatttcctctccctctctctgtttagggatttcctccccctctctgtttagggatttcctctccccctctctgtttaaggatttcctctccccctctctgtttagggatttcctctccccctctctgtttagggatttcctctccccctctctgtttagggattttctctccccctctctgtttagggatttcctctccccctctctgtttagggataacctctccccctctctgtttagggattttctccccctctctggttATAGTGCTGTGATAGTGCTGAATGTTTCCGCACTGCGCGTCCTAAATTACCGGTGA
- the LOC142490553 gene encoding uncharacterized protein LOC142490553 isoform X3, with translation MSRLSLYKEERRRMSRLSLYKEERRRMSRLSLYKDERRRRSRLSLYKEERRRRSPSFSLQRGEKENVPSFSLQRGEKENVPSFSLQRGGEKEKVPVFLFTKRRREGECPRLSLYKEEERRRRSPSFSLQRGGEKEKVPVFLFTKRRREGEGPRLFFTKWRREGEGPRLSLYKEEERRRMSLSFSLQRGGEKEKVPVFLFTKRRREGEGPSLSLQRGEKVTVYLPYSCLSRFINPSPATSELRSILYLSQLHFEVKSNTLFALRGDCGGNRGCTVPLLFNLPIPLFKAILSPSLFTDFLSPSLFRDFLSPPLFRDFLSPSLFKAILSPSLFRDFLSPSLFRDFLSPSLFRDFLSPSLFRDFLSPSLFRDFLSPSLFRDFLSPPLFRDFLSPSLFRDFLSPSLFRDFLSPSLFGDFLSPSLFRDFLSPSLFRDFLSPSLFRDFLSPSLFRDFLSPSLFRDFLSPSLFRDFLSPSLFKDFLSPSLFRDFLSPSLFRDFLSPSLFRDFLSHPLYLGISSPPLCLGISSPPLCLGISSPPLCLGISSPSLCLGISSPSLFRDFLSPSLFKDFLSPSLFRDFLSPSLFRDFLSPSLFRDFLSPSLFRDFLSPSLFRDNLSPSLFRDFLPLSGYSAVIVLNVSALRVLNYR, from the exons atgTCCCGTCTTTCTCTTTAcaaagaggagagaaggagaatgTCCCGTCTTTCTCTTTAcaaagaggagagaaggagaatgTCCCGTCTTTCTCTTTACAAAGATGAGAGAAGGAGAAGGTCCCGTCTTTCTCTTTAcaaagaggagagaaggagaaggtcCCCGTCTTTCTCTTTAcaaagaggagagaaggagaatgTCCCTTCTTTCTCTTTAcaaagaggagagaaagagaatgtcCCGTCTTTCTCTTTAcaaagaggaggagagaaggagaaggtcCCCGTCTTTCTCTTTAcaaagaggaggagagaaggagaat gtcCCCGTCTTTCTCTTTAcaaagaggaggagagaaggagaaggtcCCCGTCTTTCTCTTTAcaaagaggaggagagaaggagaaggtcCCCGTCTTTCTCTTTAcaaagaggaggagagaaggagaaggtcCCCGTCTTTTCTTTACAAagtggaggagagaaggagaaggtcCCCGTCTTTCTCTTTAcaaagaggaggagagaaggagaat gtcCCTGTCTTTCTCTTTAcaaagaggaggagagaaggagaaggtcCCTGTCTTTCTCTTTAcaaagaggaggagagaaggagaaggtcCCAGTCTCTCTTTACAAAGAGGAGAGAAGGTCACAGTCTATCTCCCCTACAGCTGCTTATCCCGATTTATTAACCCTTCCCCTGCCACGTCCGAGCTAAGGAGCATCTTATATTTGTCACAGCTGCACTTTGAGGTAAAAAGCAATACCTTGTTTGCCCTGCGGGGGGATTGCGGTGGTAATAGGGGgtgcacagtaccactactttttaatttGCCAATACCACTGTTTAAGGctatcctctccccctctctgtttacggatttcctctccccctctctgtttagggatttcctctccccccctctgtttagggatttcctctccccctctctgtttaaggctatcctctccccctctctgtttagggatttcctctccccctctctgtttagggatttcctctccccctctctgtttagggatttcctctccccctctctgtttagggatttcctctccccctctctgtttagggatttcctctccccctctctgtttagggatttcctctccccccctctgtttagggatttcctctccccctctctgtttagggatttcctctccccctctctgtttagggatttcctctccccctctctgtttggggatttcctctccccctctctgtttagggatttcctctccccctctctgtttagggatttcctctccccctctctgtttagggatttcctctccccctctctgtttagggatttcctctccccctctctgtttagggatttcctctccccctctctgtttagggatttcctctccccctctctgtttaaggatttcctctccccctctctgtttagggatttcctctccccctctctgtttagggatttcctctccccctctctgtttagGGAtttcctctcccaccctctctattTAGggatttcctctccccctctctgtttagggatttcctctccccctctctgtttagggatttcctctccccctctctgtttagggatttcctctccctctctctgtttagggatttcctccccctctctgtttagggatttcctctccccctctctgtttaaggatttcctctccccctctctgtttagggatttcctctccccctctctgtttagggatttcctctccccctctctgtttagggattttctctccccctctctgtttagggatttcctctccccctctctgtttagggataacctctccccctctctgtttagggattttctccccctctctggttATAGTGCTGTGATAGTGCTGAATGTTTCCGCACTGCGCGTCCTAAATTACCGGTGA
- the LOC142490553 gene encoding uncharacterized protein LOC142490553 isoform X1: MFPASSSGSLLTQHLECLNILLLCNVVFKFFPREGGREAGRQGGREISPGTRTVYHFTKRREGEGPRLSLYKEEERRRMSRLSLYKEEERRRMSCLSLYKEEERRRMSCLSLYKEERRRMSRLSLYKEERRRMSRLSLYKEERRRMSRLSLYKEERRRMSRLSLYKEERRRRSPSFSLQRGGEKENVPVFLFTKRRREGECPVFLFTKRREGECPVFLFTKRREGECPVFLFTKMREGEGPVFLFTKRREGEGPRLSLYKEERRRMSLLSLYKEERKRMSRLSLYKEEERRRRSPSFSLQRGGEKENVPVFLFTKRRREGEGPRLSLYKEEERRRRSPSFSLQRGGEKEKVPVFSLQSGGEKEKVPVFLFTKRRREGECPRLSLYKEERRRRSLSFSLQRGGEKEKVPVFLFTKRRREGEGPSLSLQRGEKVTVYLPYSCLSRFINPSPATSELRSILYLSQLHFEVKSNTLFALRGDCGGNRGCTVPLLFNLPIPLFKAILSPSLFTDFLSPSLFRDFLSPPLFRDFLSPSLFKAILSPSLFRDFLSPSLFRDFLSPSLFRDFLSPSLFRDFLSPSLFRDFLSPSLFRDFLSPPLFRDFLSPSLFRDFLSPSLFRDFLSPSLFGDFLSPSLFRDFLSPSLFRDFLSPSLFRDFLSPSLFRDFLSPSLFRDFLSPSLFRDFLSPSLFKDFLSPSLFRDFLSPSLFRDFLSPSLFRDFLSHPLYLGISSPPLCLGISSPPLCLGISSPPLCLGISSPSLCLGISSPSLFRDFLSPSLFKDFLSPSLFRDFLSPSLFRDFLSPSLFRDFLSPSLFRDFLSPSLFRDNLSPSLFRDFLPLSGYSAVIVLNVSALRVLNYR, translated from the exons ATGTTCCCCGCCTCCTCCTCTGGGTCACTTCTGACGCAGCACTTAGAATGTCTGAATATTCTCTTATTGTGTAATGTTGTATTCAAGTTCTTTCCccgggagggaggcagggaggcagggaggcagggaggcagggaaatCTCTCCCGGCACAAGAACCGTGTATCACTTTAcaaagaggagagaaggagaaggtcCCCGTCTTTCTCTTTAcaaagaggaggagagaaggagaatgTCTCGTCTTTCTCTTTAcaaagaggaggagagaaggagaatgTCCTGTCTTTCTCTTTAcaaagaggaggagagaaggagaatgTCCTGTCTTTCTCTTTAcaaagaggagagaaggagaatgTCCCGTCTTTCTCTTTAcaaagaggagagaaggagaatgTCCCGTCTTTCTCTTTAcaaagaggagagaaggagaatgTCCCGTCTTTCTCTTTAcaaagaggagagaaggagaatgTCCCGTCTTTCTCTTTAcaaagaggagagaaggagaaggtcCCCGTCTTTCTCTTTAcaaagaggaggagagaaggagaatgTCCCCGTCTTTCTCTTTAcaaagaggaggagagaaggagaatgTCCCGTCTTTCTCTTTAcaaagaggagagaaggagaatgTCCCGTCTTTCTCTTTAcaaagaggagagaaggagaatgTCCCGTCTTTCTCTTTACAAAGATGAGAGAAGGAGAAGGTCCCGTCTTTCTCTTTAcaaagaggagagaaggagaaggtcCCCGTCTTTCTCTTTAcaaagaggagagaaggagaatgTCCCTTCTTTCTCTTTAcaaagaggagagaaagagaatgtcCCGTCTTTCTCTTTAcaaagaggaggagagaaggagaaggtcCCCGTCTTTCTCTTTAcaaagaggaggagagaaggagaat gtcCCCGTCTTTCTCTTTAcaaagaggaggagagaaggagaaggtcCCCGTCTTTCTCTTTAcaaagaggaggagagaaggagaaggtcCCCGTCTTTCTCTTTAcaaagaggaggagagaaggagaaggtcCCCGTCTTTTCTTTACAAagtggaggagagaaggagaaggtcCCCGTCTTTCTCTTTAcaaagaggaggagagaaggagaatgTCCCCGTCTTTCTCTTTAcaaagaggagagaaggagaaggtcCCTGTCTTTCTCTTTAcaaagaggaggagagaaggagaaggtcCCTGTCTTTCTCTTTAcaaagaggaggagagaaggagaaggtcCCAGTCTCTCTTTACAAAGAGGAGAGAAGGTCACAGTCTATCTCCCCTACAGCTGCTTATCCCGATTTATTAACCCTTCCCCTGCCACGTCCGAGCTAAGGAGCATCTTATATTTGTCACAGCTGCACTTTGAGGTAAAAAGCAATACCTTGTTTGCCCTGCGGGGGGATTGCGGTGGTAATAGGGGgtgcacagtaccactactttttaatttGCCAATACCACTGTTTAAGGctatcctctccccctctctgtttacggatttcctctccccctctctgtttagggatttcctctccccccctctgtttagggatttcctctccccctctctgtttaaggctatcctctccccctctctgtttagggatttcctctccccctctctgtttagggatttcctctccccctctctgtttagggatttcctctccccctctctgtttagggatttcctctccccctctctgtttagggatttcctctccccctctctgtttagggatttcctctccccccctctgtttagggatttcctctccccctctctgtttagggatttcctctccccctctctgtttagggatttcctctccccctctctgtttggggatttcctctccccctctctgtttagggatttcctctccccctctctgtttagggatttcctctccccctctctgtttagggatttcctctccccctctctgtttagggatttcctctccccctctctgtttagggatttcctctccccctctctgtttagggatttcctctccccctctctgtttaaggatttcctctccccctctctgtttagggatttcctctccccctctctgtttagggatttcctctccccctctctgtttagGGAtttcctctcccaccctctctattTAGggatttcctctccccctctctgtttagggatttcctctccccctctctgtttagggatttcctctccccctctctgtttagggatttcctctccctctctctgtttagggatttcctccccctctctgtttagggatttcctctccccctctctgtttaaggatttcctctccccctctctgtttagggatttcctctccccctctctgtttagggatttcctctccccctctctgtttagggattttctctccccctctctgtttagggatttcctctccccctctctgtttagggataacctctccccctctctgtttagggattttctccccctctctggttATAGTGCTGTGATAGTGCTGAATGTTTCCGCACTGCGCGTCCTAAATTACCGGTGA